A single genomic interval of Desulfarculaceae bacterium harbors:
- a CDS encoding glycosyltransferase, which yields MFSFVLPCHNDIDLLKKTLAGLCLNLKGPEFEVFLADNNSFEEDIDAVYRKYVNRLELYLIRQPRLPHPRATSRARNLGLQLAHGEWIINLDSDCVPIPGYLSRIAAYLEWTGRQNPMVTGLRKFVDLGGYSDEDILAGRVDFDALPQVASPANYRKVVDRRLPYLQRLVDSEHPWAYFHTCNMIYRKSTAMRIGGFDEAFDGVWGYEDIDFAYRMITLGGATPRYLPGIECLHQDSESSHALDRFNKRDNPNWRRIIKRIPGFEQFKSQQYQMQSREIRL from the coding sequence ATGTTTTCTTTTGTCTTGCCATGCCACAACGACATTGACCTGCTAAAGAAAACCCTGGCAGGCCTCTGCTTGAACCTGAAGGGGCCGGAGTTCGAGGTTTTTTTGGCGGATAACAATTCTTTTGAAGAAGACATAGATGCGGTCTACCGCAAATATGTCAACCGCCTGGAACTGTACCTGATTCGCCAGCCTCGCCTGCCCCACCCCAGGGCCACCAGCCGGGCGCGCAACCTGGGCTTACAGCTGGCCCACGGGGAATGGATCATAAACCTCGACTCCGACTGCGTTCCCATACCCGGCTACCTGTCCCGCATCGCGGCTTACCTCGAATGGACCGGACGGCAAAACCCCATGGTCACCGGGCTGCGGAAATTCGTGGATTTGGGCGGATACAGCGATGAAGACATCCTTGCCGGGCGGGTGGACTTTGATGCGCTTCCCCAAGTGGCCAGCCCGGCTAATTACCGCAAGGTCGTGGACCGGCGGCTGCCTTACCTCCAGCGGCTCGTCGATTCCGAACACCCCTGGGCCTATTTTCATACCTGCAACATGATCTACCGGAAATCCACCGCCATGCGGATTGGGGGCTTCGACGAGGCGTTCGACGGTGTCTGGGGCTATGAAGACATCGATTTCGCCTACCGCATGATCACTCTGGGGGGCGCCACACCCCGCTACCTGCCGGGTATCGAGTGCCTTCATCAAGACAGCGAAAGCTCCCACGCCCTGGACCGCTTCAATAAGCGCGACAACCCCAACTGGCGCAGGATCATCAAACGGATACCGGGTTTTGAACAATTCAAGTCCCAGCAATACCAGATGCAGAGCCGCGAGATCCGCCTGTGA
- a CDS encoding integrase core domain-containing protein, translated as MGHILASPYHPQTNGEIERYHRSFKKQINLMVWEPPNALREETGKSVDYYNTRRCHEALGNVTPDYVYYGGKNSILEYRAKLKSKTMARRKWYNVNSPMPEGTKLYDLEEQHLLCQIR; from the coding sequence CTGGGCCATATCCTGGCCTCCCCCTACCATCCTCAGACCAACGGCGAGATCGAGCGCTACCACCGCTCTTTCAAGAAGCAGATCAACCTGATGGTATGGGAGCCTCCAAATGCCTTGAGAGAGGAAACAGGAAAATCCGTCGATTACTACAACACCAGGCGGTGTCACGAGGCCCTGGGCAACGTGACGCCGGACTATGTTTACTATGGCGGGAAGAACTCAATCCTGGAATACCGGGCCAAGCTCAAGAGCAAGACCATGGCCAGGCGGAAGTGGTATAACGTAAACAGCCCGATGCCGGAGGGGACCAAACTCTACGACTTAGAAGAACAGCATCTTCTGTGCCAAATTAGATGA
- a CDS encoding glycosyltransferase family 2 protein — protein MRAEAVWAVVVNYNGLPQVLDCLGSLQGQTMPPGRIVVVDNASRDGSPQAIKERFPQATLLAAPHNGGFAQGANLGLQAALDQGAEAVWLLNPDAVARPRALAALLRALEDDPQAGAAASVLLWAGGGRVQAWGGGNVSLLTGRSRHLSAPPSGQGPDYLCGGSLLLRAEALARVGLLDPGFPLYWEDADLSWRLRRAGWRLAVAPESLVEHQHAAALGDNERAWHRLYTYGSSRFFAKHAPLPWLPLGLSAGARLVRRALQGRPQAALGIWDGLFSHGRKELPS, from the coding sequence ATGAGAGCGGAAGCCGTGTGGGCGGTGGTGGTCAACTACAACGGCCTGCCCCAGGTGCTGGACTGCCTGGGGTCTCTGCAAGGGCAAACCATGCCTCCCGGCCGGATCGTGGTGGTGGACAACGCCTCCCGCGACGGATCGCCCCAGGCCATCAAGGAGCGCTTTCCCCAGGCGACGCTTTTGGCCGCGCCGCATAACGGCGGCTTTGCCCAGGGGGCCAACCTGGGCCTGCAAGCGGCCCTGGACCAGGGCGCGGAGGCGGTCTGGCTGCTCAACCCCGATGCGGTGGCCCGGCCCCGGGCCCTGGCTGCCTTGCTGCGCGCCCTGGAGGACGACCCCCAAGCGGGCGCGGCGGCCTCGGTGCTGCTCTGGGCCGGCGGCGGCCGGGTGCAGGCCTGGGGCGGGGGCAACGTGAGCCTGCTCACCGGGCGCTCCCGCCACCTGAGCGCGCCGCCCTCCGGGCAAGGCCCGGACTACCTGTGCGGCGGCAGCCTGCTGCTCAGGGCCGAGGCTCTGGCCCGGGTGGGTCTGCTGGACCCCGGCTTCCCGCTCTATTGGGAAGACGCGGACCTGAGCTGGCGGCTGCGCCGGGCCGGCTGGCGGCTGGCCGTGGCGCCGGAGTCGCTGGTGGAGCATCAGCACGCCGCCGCGCTGGGGGACAACGAGCGGGCCTGGCACCGGCTCTACACCTACGGCTCGTCGCGTTTTTTCGCCAAGCACGCCCCCCTGCCCTGGCTGCCCCTGGGCCTTAGCGCCGGAGCGCGCCTGGTCCGCCGGGCTCTGCAAGGGCGGCCCCAGGCGGCCCTGGGGATATGGGACGGGCTGTTCTCCCACGGGCGCAAGGAGCTGCCCTCATGA
- a CDS encoding flavin reductase family protein, whose translation MDFQPMDREMAFVLPVVLVSTLSSQGVRNLAPYSNFTPLLRSTDMIMLASWHRRDTLKNIRANGEFVVSVPSVDMADKIMPTAMHYPPHVDEFVQAELEPRPSSLVAPPGVEGCLAWLECRLAKQYVEKSYVLVVGQVLRMEVEDSLVNERGGLDLEKARPLLASLDQQGMRWATATDLGKGEPYGAMFPGGQDPLAQRRRQ comes from the coding sequence ATGGACTTTCAACCTATGGACCGAGAAATGGCTTTTGTGCTGCCGGTGGTGCTGGTTTCCACCCTCAGCTCCCAGGGAGTGCGCAACCTGGCCCCTTATTCCAATTTCACTCCCTTGCTGCGCTCCACGGACATGATCATGCTGGCTTCCTGGCACCGCCGGGACACCCTCAAAAACATCAGGGCCAACGGCGAATTCGTGGTCAGCGTGCCCAGCGTGGACATGGCCGACAAGATCATGCCCACGGCCATGCACTACCCGCCGCATGTGGACGAGTTCGTTCAGGCGGAGTTGGAGCCGCGCCCTTCTTCTTTGGTTGCCCCTCCCGGGGTGGAAGGGTGCCTGGCCTGGTTGGAGTGCCGCTTGGCCAAACAGTACGTGGAGAAGTCCTACGTGCTGGTGGTGGGGCAGGTGCTGCGCATGGAGGTGGAAGACAGCCTGGTCAACGAGCGCGGTGGCCTGGACCTGGAAAAGGCCCGGCCCTTGCTGGCCAGCCTGGACCAGCAAGGGATGCGTTGGGCCACTGCCACCGACCTGGGCAAAGGCGAGCCCTATGGCGCCATGTTCCCCGGCGGGCAGGACCCCTTGGCCCAGCGTAGACGCCAATAG
- a CDS encoding helix-turn-helix domain-containing protein codes for MYDFSVIKTLRRKRNLSADELAARSGLTRATVTKMEAGEGNPTAATLHALAQALGMSGSQLMGLAENEGLRRPEVSRVRRAHYQGRRYRLGSLEFFQLSAEAGHTLQFDTSWHEDTGEVILLLHGRLLLQVSEQEHELRPGQAIGFKALHEHQLRVLEDSELVIIHHSLI; via the coding sequence ATGTACGACTTCTCGGTGATTAAAACTCTCCGCAGGAAGCGGAATCTCAGCGCCGACGAGTTGGCGGCAAGGTCTGGACTGACCCGGGCCACGGTGACCAAGATGGAGGCCGGGGAGGGCAACCCCACCGCGGCTACCCTGCACGCCCTGGCCCAGGCTCTGGGCATGAGTGGCAGCCAACTCATGGGCCTGGCCGAGAACGAGGGATTGCGCCGCCCGGAGGTCAGCCGGGTGCGCCGGGCCCATTACCAGGGGCGGCGCTACCGCCTGGGCAGCCTGGAGTTCTTTCAGCTTAGCGCCGAGGCGGGGCACACCCTGCAATTCGACACCTCCTGGCACGAGGACACCGGCGAGGTGATCCTTTTGCTGCACGGGCGGCTGTTGTTGCAGGTGTCGGAGCAGGAGCATGAATTGCGGCCCGGTCAAGCCATCGGCTTCAAGGCGCTGCACGAGCACCAACTGCGGGTTCTGGAAGATTCCGAGCTGGTGATAATCCACCACAGCTTGATCTAA
- a CDS encoding glycosyltransferase: protein MSTPLFSIITPTLNRAHTIKEAVRSVMDQNFQSFEHIVVDGCSTDNTLEVLAEFPHLKVISGPDQGLWDALNKGIALSRGEIVGHLNSDDRYLPGAFKKVARVLSDDPGAGAACGGAEIFQTGPNGDRVLYRYNRPGLKEMRLSDITRYVPITNARFFRKEVYKKVGFYNQGYPLAADREFFLRVWLAGIRTAQVRGVVYQYRWHRGSLTIKGSTGLTNLARGDYLKLCASFLAKPDLPEEVRKELLNWRAWELICQSLSQLKEKGGRQALASFWRAIKTDPAAPLRFAAVGLARLPGRGKRGHDAA from the coding sequence ATGAGCACTCCTCTGTTCTCGATCATCACCCCGACCCTGAATCGGGCTCACACCATTAAAGAGGCGGTGAGGAGTGTCATGGATCAAAATTTCCAATCATTTGAGCACATCGTGGTCGACGGCTGCTCCACGGACAATACTTTGGAGGTTTTGGCGGAGTTTCCCCACCTAAAAGTCATCAGCGGACCGGACCAGGGCCTGTGGGACGCCCTCAACAAGGGGATCGCCCTAAGCCGAGGTGAAATCGTCGGGCACTTAAACAGCGACGACCGCTACTTGCCTGGCGCCTTCAAAAAGGTGGCCCGCGTTTTGAGCGATGATCCCGGGGCCGGGGCGGCCTGCGGCGGGGCGGAGATATTCCAAACCGGACCCAACGGCGACAGGGTGCTGTACCGCTACAACCGCCCTGGCCTTAAAGAAATGCGGCTTAGCGACATCACACGCTATGTGCCCATTACCAACGCCCGTTTTTTCCGCAAGGAGGTATACAAAAAAGTCGGTTTTTATAACCAGGGCTATCCCCTGGCGGCTGACCGCGAGTTTTTCCTCCGGGTATGGCTGGCCGGCATAAGAACCGCCCAGGTCCGGGGCGTGGTGTATCAGTACCGCTGGCACAGGGGATCGCTCACCATAAAGGGCTCAACCGGCCTGACCAACCTGGCCCGGGGCGATTACCTGAAGTTATGCGCTTCCTTTTTGGCAAAGCCGGATTTGCCGGAAGAGGTGCGAAAGGAGCTTCTCAACTGGCGTGCCTGGGAATTGATCTGCCAATCACTTAGCCAGCTGAAGGAGAAGGGCGGCAGGCAGGCACTGGCTTCGTTTTGGCGGGCCATAAAGACCGACCCGGCCGCGCCGCTGCGTTTTGCCGCTGTGGGCCTGGCGCGGCTGCCCGGCAGGGGAAAGCGGGGCCACGATGCCGCCTGA
- a CDS encoding GMC family oxidoreductase codes for MNAEPYDICVVGTGAGGGILAHTLVQAGMRVISVEQGDALPEDYFTRINPPGNSIDFGLKSDVPLPLDPHGFAFEHQLYSKPEMLSSHPAEPDAFRQFQIFALDGLTNLWNGVSVRLAPGDFTGWPLSYSDLEEHYRAVERIVGVCGTREDLPDIPDGEFMAPKELRPPDRLFRTAAGKVRGYGVRVIPNRKAVETRPEQPNRCQDTGGCISGCPYHSVYKFSSHLLPAIKDSGRFTLRLNSKAVGLEYDALGGEVRGLRVIDPRTGEGDVVRAKAYVLSAGALETPRILFNTANGHSPQGPANSSGLLGQGLQDNPKVLLSTSLWRLWGSRKKYPQGYGDHLLVLAKARTPDGESFPCLGQFVHQLPSIPLYLPWLKKCPPALKPWLAKQLFRSYATLAFFAPADDESGNRVIPSQRTDAFGVPQVEVVYRESAREKAMKQAMLDLGEKLLKKASATVILKEGAAAGLGIHYAGTARMAAGPSQGVVDADLRCFDHPNLYVCDGSVIPKLPEKHLTLTIMALAHRLGRHLAENAPSLYHRPGSA; via the coding sequence GTGAACGCTGAACCATATGACATCTGTGTTGTTGGCACCGGAGCCGGCGGTGGCATTCTGGCCCATACCCTGGTCCAAGCGGGGATGCGGGTGATTTCGGTGGAACAGGGCGACGCCCTGCCTGAGGACTACTTCACCCGGATAAACCCGCCGGGCAACTCGATCGACTTCGGCCTGAAATCCGATGTCCCCCTTCCGTTGGACCCGCATGGGTTTGCCTTTGAGCATCAGCTCTATTCCAAACCGGAGATGCTTTCGTCCCATCCGGCCGAACCGGACGCCTTCCGGCAATTTCAGATTTTCGCCTTGGATGGCCTGACCAACCTTTGGAACGGCGTGTCCGTAAGGTTGGCGCCCGGAGACTTCACCGGGTGGCCTCTGAGCTACTCTGATCTGGAGGAGCACTACCGCGCGGTGGAGCGGATCGTGGGAGTGTGCGGCACCCGCGAAGACCTGCCGGACATCCCGGACGGCGAATTCATGGCGCCCAAGGAGCTGCGGCCGCCCGACCGGCTTTTTCGCACGGCGGCGGGCAAAGTGCGGGGGTACGGCGTTCGGGTCATCCCCAACCGCAAGGCGGTGGAAACCCGGCCGGAGCAACCGAACCGATGCCAAGACACCGGCGGCTGCATTTCAGGCTGCCCCTACCATTCGGTGTACAAGTTCTCGTCTCATCTGCTGCCCGCTATTAAGGACTCGGGCCGTTTCACCCTACGTCTCAATAGCAAGGCGGTGGGGCTGGAATACGACGCCCTCGGCGGTGAGGTGCGCGGCCTGCGGGTGATAGACCCGCGCACCGGCGAAGGGGACGTGGTCAGGGCTAAGGCCTATGTCCTGTCGGCCGGCGCGCTGGAAACGCCGCGCATTCTATTCAACACCGCCAACGGCCATTCCCCCCAGGGGCCGGCCAACTCGTCGGGGCTGCTGGGCCAAGGCCTACAGGACAACCCCAAGGTTCTGCTGAGCACCTCGCTGTGGCGCCTGTGGGGCTCACGAAAAAAATACCCCCAGGGTTATGGCGATCATCTACTGGTGCTGGCCAAAGCCAGGACGCCGGACGGGGAGAGCTTTCCCTGCCTGGGGCAATTCGTGCACCAGTTGCCGTCCATTCCCTTGTACCTTCCCTGGCTCAAGAAATGCCCCCCGGCTTTAAAACCCTGGCTGGCCAAGCAGCTCTTCAGAAGCTACGCCACTCTGGCCTTTTTCGCGCCGGCGGACGACGAGTCCGGCAATCGCGTGATTCCCTCCCAACGAACCGATGCTTTCGGCGTGCCGCAGGTGGAGGTGGTTTACCGCGAGTCGGCCCGGGAAAAGGCCATGAAGCAGGCCATGCTGGACCTGGGCGAAAAACTTCTCAAGAAGGCGTCCGCCACGGTGATCCTCAAGGAAGGAGCCGCCGCCGGGCTGGGCATCCACTACGCGGGCACGGCGCGCATGGCCGCCGGGCCCAGCCAGGGGGTGGTGGACGCCGACCTGCGCTGTTTCGACCACCCCAACCTTTATGTTTGCGATGGGAGCGTGATCCCCAAACTGCCGGAAAAGCATCTAACCCTGACGATCATGGCCTTGGCTCATCGTCTGGGCCGGCACTTGGCCGAAAATGCACCCTCCCTTTATCACCGCCCCGGGTCCGCTTGA
- a CDS encoding TonB-dependent receptor → MQKLDEVEVTASFPGAADEAMGQSMVPSEELEVPIISGTVLEPLSHQSGLQVMGTSLLGGKQAEVRLRGFDQWRYRVMLDGMPMQRDGSYGRGAMDWSLIAPEEIQSITIFRGSLPAKYGNAPGGLIEIVSQQPSEESKSQVSAQYGSLGTWSASASNRWKAGPVGWALSARQYETDGYLRNNYADNFNFNGNLTFDLPWQMQAGVGLLYSKGTTGMPVYNRKDSPYYNSGKPNADQEELGGPGISSRLINGVYAWGDNSEIKDTSSFVNAFIMKKFEGGHARLRGMLWNEETTEKFYDAADSGKKIYERDSTPEDNNWQLLGDVVYTLGAHTLEVGGETRTYGWGDQSVPYINRSYFTPAINYFSFVSEGFEGQPNCLHYSALYAQDTWKALSNLDVEFGLRGEWFDADEIDPAAFGFPATAVPTSMSESNLDPRLAVRLRPWEDGELGLRLGVTHRYPNSPEYFWWYLNRGSGFFNTDLSPERAMQYELGFEQKFAQRASLALRGYYYDVSDYISSTTVPGVGTVVYNIDEVKIYGGELEGVLALPWNFSLWANLTLQKADKSGDPWDVDNQASNQLSNFPEVMANLGLDYRWGELLRAGVSMNYVGPRDYMKGTQATELDSYVLVNCYATYRFLKTSWGTWEALFSAANLLDQDYELETGYPMPGLTVMGGLRFLF, encoded by the coding sequence GTGCAAAAGCTGGATGAGGTGGAGGTAACCGCCAGCTTTCCCGGAGCGGCCGACGAGGCCATGGGGCAGTCGATGGTGCCCAGCGAAGAGTTGGAGGTGCCCATAATCTCCGGCACGGTTTTGGAGCCGCTAAGCCACCAATCAGGCCTGCAGGTGATGGGCACTTCCCTGCTGGGCGGCAAGCAGGCCGAGGTGCGCCTGCGAGGCTTTGACCAATGGCGCTACCGGGTGATGCTCGACGGCATGCCCATGCAGCGGGACGGCTCCTATGGCCGCGGAGCCATGGATTGGAGCCTGATCGCCCCGGAGGAAATTCAGAGCATAACGATCTTTCGCGGCTCCCTGCCGGCCAAATACGGCAATGCTCCCGGCGGCCTCATAGAAATAGTCAGCCAGCAGCCCAGCGAGGAATCCAAGAGCCAGGTGAGCGCCCAATACGGCTCGTTGGGCACCTGGAGCGCCAGCGCCAGCAACCGTTGGAAAGCCGGGCCGGTGGGCTGGGCCCTGTCCGCCCGCCAATATGAGACCGACGGTTATCTGCGCAACAATTACGCCGACAACTTCAATTTCAACGGCAACCTGACCTTTGATCTGCCCTGGCAAATGCAGGCTGGGGTGGGGCTGTTGTATTCCAAGGGCACCACCGGCATGCCGGTGTACAACCGCAAGGACAGCCCCTATTACAACTCCGGCAAGCCCAACGCCGACCAGGAAGAGTTAGGTGGCCCGGGCATTTCCTCCCGCCTGATAAACGGGGTCTACGCCTGGGGCGACAACAGCGAGATCAAGGACACCAGCAGCTTTGTCAACGCCTTTATAATGAAGAAGTTCGAGGGCGGCCACGCCCGCTTGCGGGGCATGCTGTGGAACGAGGAAACCACGGAGAAATTTTATGATGCCGCCGACAGCGGCAAGAAGATCTACGAGCGTGACTCCACTCCCGAGGATAACAACTGGCAGCTTCTGGGCGATGTGGTCTACACCCTGGGAGCACATACCCTGGAGGTGGGCGGCGAGACCCGCACCTACGGCTGGGGCGACCAAAGCGTGCCCTACATCAACCGTTCTTACTTCACGCCGGCCATCAACTATTTCAGCTTCGTGAGCGAGGGCTTTGAGGGCCAGCCCAACTGCTTGCACTACAGCGCCCTGTACGCCCAGGACACCTGGAAGGCCCTGAGCAACCTGGATGTGGAGTTCGGGCTGCGCGGCGAATGGTTCGATGCCGATGAGATAGACCCCGCCGCCTTTGGTTTCCCGGCCACCGCCGTGCCCACCTCAATGTCCGAAAGCAACCTGGACCCCCGCCTGGCGGTGCGGCTGCGCCCCTGGGAAGATGGCGAACTGGGGCTGCGTCTGGGCGTCACCCACCGCTACCCCAACTCGCCGGAGTACTTCTGGTGGTATCTCAACCGGGGCAGCGGCTTTTTCAACACCGACCTGAGCCCGGAGCGGGCGATGCAATACGAGCTGGGGTTTGAGCAGAAGTTTGCTCAGAGGGCAAGCCTGGCGTTGCGCGGATATTACTACGATGTCAGCGACTACATCTCCTCCACCACCGTCCCCGGCGTGGGCACCGTGGTCTATAACATCGACGAAGTGAAGATATACGGCGGCGAGCTGGAGGGAGTGCTGGCCCTGCCCTGGAACTTCAGCCTCTGGGCCAACCTGACCCTGCAAAAGGCCGACAAGAGCGGCGACCCCTGGGACGTGGACAACCAGGCCAGCAATCAGCTTTCCAACTTCCCCGAGGTGATGGCCAACCTTGGCCTGGACTACCGTTGGGGCGAGTTGCTCAGGGCCGGAGTGTCCATGAACTACGTGGGGCCGCGCGACTACATGAAGGGCACCCAAGCCACGGAATTAGACTCCTACGTGCTGGTCAATTGCTACGCGACCTACCGCTTCCTCAAGACCTCCTGGGGCACCTGGGAAGCCCTGTTCAGCGCGGCCAACCTGCTGGACCAAGACTATGAACTGGAAACCGGCTACCCCATGCCCGGCCTTACGGTCATGGGCGGCCTGCGCTTCCTGTTCTAA
- a CDS encoding TIGR01459 family HAD-type hydrolase, which translates to MRSFPDLAELAAPFKAMVIDVWGVLHDGSTPYPGAVDGLRELKKSGRRVLLVSNTPSSEAVLARELAELGISPELYDGLTTSGEITREAIARQERAGSRLMHIGPQDRSGLLDGLGFAVTHELGRADFLLVTGLDDQRPDPGDYAGAWNEAIERGLPLYCANPDLGYAGPDGSLTPCAGSIALMYEELGGVVYRYGKPLPGIYQRALAQLPGLPKADTAVVGDSPATDLRGAKAAGLYAVLLANGVAALLAGASDEAAITALCQKEGVMPDALLHRFVWNAKGQACSQ; encoded by the coding sequence GTGAGGAGCTTCCCCGACCTCGCGGAACTTGCCGCCCCATTCAAGGCCATGGTCATCGATGTCTGGGGGGTTCTGCACGACGGCTCCACGCCCTACCCCGGCGCGGTGGATGGCCTGCGGGAGCTGAAAAAAAGCGGCCGCCGGGTGCTCTTGGTTTCCAACACCCCTTCCAGCGAGGCGGTCCTGGCCCGCGAGCTGGCGGAGTTGGGTATTTCCCCGGAGCTCTATGACGGCTTGACCACCTCCGGGGAGATCACCAGGGAGGCCATCGCCCGGCAAGAGCGAGCCGGGAGCCGCCTAATGCACATCGGCCCCCAGGACCGCTCCGGCCTGCTGGACGGGCTGGGTTTTGCGGTGACCCACGAACTGGGGCGGGCGGATTTCCTGTTGGTCACCGGACTGGACGATCAGCGGCCCGACCCCGGTGACTATGCCGGCGCGTGGAACGAGGCCATCGAGCGCGGCCTGCCCCTTTACTGCGCCAATCCCGATTTGGGTTACGCGGGCCCGGACGGCTCCTTGACTCCCTGCGCCGGCAGCATCGCCCTGATGTACGAAGAGCTCGGCGGGGTGGTCTATCGTTACGGCAAGCCTCTCCCCGGAATCTACCAGCGCGCCTTGGCCCAATTGCCGGGGTTGCCCAAGGCCGACACCGCGGTGGTGGGAGACAGCCCAGCCACCGACCTGCGGGGGGCCAAGGCCGCCGGCCTCTATGCCGTGCTACTGGCCAACGGGGTGGCCGCGCTCCTGGCGGGCGCGTCCGACGAGGCCGCCATAACGGCCCTATGCCAAAAGGAGGGCGTCATGCCAGACGCCTTGTTGCATCGATTCGTCTGGAACGCGAAGGGCCAAGCATGCTCCCAGTAA
- a CDS encoding glycosyltransferase family 2 protein yields the protein MPPEPTVSVVIPAYNMAGSLPRAIKSVLSQTYSDLELIVVDDGSRDDPAGAMAKIADPRLRMIRLKAKQGAAHARNTGAQSASGRLLAFLDADDYWLPEKLQAQMKCLEAAPQRARACCTGYLYCRPPAAEREVRLPNLGDGWLRRFLDVCQVSPGSTLLVEREVFLSLGGLDVDLERFEDWDWLLAYCSQYQLEVVSRPLAVVENSGWPSPETVLAAGEMILAKKSEFLRTSLGDEAIRRLASSVQIEVAIAHIKAGRHLAAAGSLLQAGQRSPGRLMDFILHALKWRLR from the coding sequence ATGCCGCCTGAACCCACGGTCAGCGTGGTCATCCCGGCCTACAACATGGCCGGGAGCCTGCCCCGGGCGATCAAGAGCGTGCTGTCCCAGACCTACTCCGACCTGGAGCTGATCGTGGTGGACGATGGCTCCCGGGACGATCCGGCCGGCGCCATGGCGAAGATCGCCGATCCCAGGCTGCGGATGATCCGGCTCAAGGCCAAGCAAGGCGCGGCCCATGCCCGCAACACCGGAGCCCAGAGCGCCTCGGGGCGCTTGCTGGCCTTTTTGGACGCGGACGATTACTGGCTGCCGGAAAAGCTACAAGCCCAGATGAAGTGCTTGGAAGCCGCTCCGCAAAGGGCCCGGGCCTGCTGCACCGGCTATCTCTACTGCCGGCCCCCGGCGGCCGAAAGGGAGGTGCGCCTGCCAAACCTGGGGGACGGCTGGCTGAGGCGCTTTTTGGATGTCTGCCAGGTGAGCCCGGGCAGCACCCTGTTGGTGGAGCGCGAGGTGTTTCTGTCCCTGGGGGGCCTGGACGTGGACCTGGAGCGCTTCGAGGACTGGGACTGGCTTTTGGCCTATTGCTCCCAGTACCAATTGGAAGTGGTCAGCCGTCCTCTCGCGGTGGTGGAAAACAGTGGGTGGCCATCACCGGAGACGGTGTTGGCCGCGGGGGAAATGATACTGGCCAAAAAATCAGAGTTCTTGAGGACCTCCCTGGGAGACGAAGCCATCAGGCGTCTTGCATCTTCGGTTCAGATAGAGGTGGCAATAGCCCACATCAAGGCCGGAAGACATCTGGCTGCGGCCGGCAGCCTTCTCCAGGCCGGGCAGCGGTCTCCGGGCAGGCTGATGGATTTTATCTTGCACGCCCTGAAGTGGCGCTTGCGCTAG
- a CDS encoding glycosyltransferase family 4 protein codes for MKLLLWHWGRRGGGPMYTYEMAKAMAALPSLEVYLSLSRQSELWRASQDLGLPGWDVDTYTDHFSALRACLRLPRLRSSFGRYLRRENFDWVCTTMTHLWDNFMLGQVRASGARRLLVLHDALLHPGERDLVRARLLRRETRSADAVVTLSNYVRDQAVKHFGLAPGSIQVIPHGPFFYGKPSLEPRSMPRKRPLRVLFFGRILTYKGLDLLLEAMNLLRLEQPRLELVVAGQGRLTQSQTAALDNLGATVINRWLAAEEVSRIIQHGDILVAPYTSSSQSGVLPLAYAHALPVVATPVGGLREQVLDGQTGLLARGVNAPALAEAIARLAGDPELYGRLSAGAMRYVAQSVAWPLLAGQMVDCMREWKPA; via the coding sequence ATGAAGCTGCTGCTGTGGCATTGGGGCCGCAGAGGCGGCGGGCCCATGTACACCTACGAAATGGCCAAGGCCATGGCGGCCCTTCCCTCATTGGAGGTGTACCTCTCGCTGTCGCGGCAATCCGAGCTTTGGCGGGCCTCGCAAGACCTGGGCCTGCCCGGTTGGGACGTGGACACCTACACCGACCATTTCAGCGCCCTGCGCGCCTGCCTCCGCCTGCCCCGCCTACGCTCCTCCTTTGGCCGCTATCTGCGCCGCGAGAACTTTGACTGGGTATGCACCACCATGACCCACCTCTGGGACAATTTCATGCTGGGCCAGGTGCGCGCCAGCGGGGCGCGCCGCCTCCTGGTGCTGCACGACGCCCTGCTGCACCCCGGCGAGCGCGACCTGGTCCGGGCGCGGCTCCTGCGGCGAGAAACCCGCTCCGCCGACGCGGTGGTCACCCTGAGCAATTACGTGCGGGACCAGGCGGTGAAACACTTCGGCCTCGCGCCCGGGAGCATCCAGGTGATACCCCACGGGCCCTTCTTTTACGGCAAGCCTTCCCTGGAGCCGCGCTCCATGCCCCGGAAGCGTCCCCTGCGAGTGCTGTTCTTCGGGCGCATCCTGACCTACAAGGGGCTGGACCTTTTGCTGGAGGCCATGAACCTGCTGCGCCTCGAGCAGCCACGCCTGGAGCTGGTGGTCGCGGGCCAAGGCCGCCTGACCCAGAGCCAGACGGCGGCCCTGGACAATCTGGGGGCCACGGTGATCAACCGCTGGCTGGCCGCGGAGGAGGTGTCCCGCATAATCCAGCACGGCGATATCCTGGTGGCGCCCTACACCTCCTCCAGCCAGTCCGGGGTGCTGCCCTTGGCCTATGCCCACGCCCTGCCCGTGGTAGCCACGCCGGTGGGCGGCCTGCGCGAGCAGGTGCTTGACGGCCAGACCGGCCTGCTGGCCCGGGGAGTGAACGCCCCGGCCTTGGCCGAAGCCATCGCGCGCCTGGCCGGGGACCCGGAACTCTACGGGCGGCTATCCGCCGGAGCCATGCGCTACGTGGCCCAAAGCGTGGCCTGGCCCTTGCTGGCCGGGCAGATGGTGGATTGCATGAGGGAGTGGAAGCCGGCCTGA